In the Silene latifolia isolate original U9 population chromosome 1, ASM4854445v1, whole genome shotgun sequence genome, AATCCTGGACTTGGGTTTTGGATCAATCATTCGAGTAATCAAATCTCGAGATTGAGGAGAGAACCAAGAAGGGCACTTGAAATCAGCCTTGTAAATCTTCCTATACATGGTCATAAGGTTATCATCATTGAATGGCAAGTACCCTGCCAAAAGAACATATAGGATAACCCCACAAGACCAAATATCGGCCTTAGCACCATCATAACCTTGACCTCGTTTACTAACAACCTCAGGAGCCACATAATGTGGCGTACCACAACTAGTCCTAAGCATACGGTCCATTTGATCACTATCCTCAAAATACGTACTTAACCCAAAATCCGATACCTTAAGATTACCTTGGTGATCAAGTAAAAGATTTTCAAGCTTTAGATCGCGGTGGTACACCCCTTGACTATGACAATATCCGACAGCTGATATCAGCTGTCGGAAATAAGTCCTAGCAAGGTCCTCATCTAATTTAccatttttcgaaatttttgtaaAAAATTCACCTCCACGTACAAGTTCCATGGCTAGGTAAACTTTCGATTTTGTAGCCATAACTTCGTAAAGTTCTACAATATTAGGGTGCTTAACCCTTTTCATTACACTAATTTCCCTTTTAACTTGCTCCATCATCTTCGCCTTAATTACCTTATCCTTCCCAACCACCTTCATCGCCACGCTCTTACCTGTTTGCACGTTACGTGCGTGGTACACACGTGCGAACGTGCCTTGTCCTAACAACCTTCCTAATTCATACTTCCCCTGTAACACCCCGTGTTTTATTTCAACTTCTAATATCGCGTCCTTCCTAATTTCTTCTTTCGCTAAATTCAACTCCCCCATATTAAATTTCCTAAACTTGGACTCTATAATAATCTAACACAAACGAAACTAATACAACCGTGTCTAAAACAGGATTCttactggggtaatgttgttattgttgttgcgaCGTGCTATCCGCCCTCAACGTGTTTACGGTGGCAACTTCGACCGTGGATAACATGGTGATTTTTGTAGGCAATTAGGGTGTTTGGATGCATGAAAAAAAATCTTTGTAACGGTTTTTTTAGGGTGATTTAAGATTTAGGATAAAAGATATAGATTTGTTATTATCTTTAAAAAGAAGGATTATTATTATCTAGTTTTggtatatgatttaatgattaGAAAAATGTGTGTTTATTTATAGGTGGAATTAGTCCAATCGTGGACCAATGAAATAAATGGCAGTAAATATTGCataagacggacactatccgacTTATGCATAAATTAAAGACGGGTTCAATATTATCATATGGTGGTAAACTGGTAAtaatgacaattttttttttgacatttTACAACAATTTGCCATGTGATCATGTAATTTTATATGTATTTGATCCATCTTAAATTTAGGACGGATAGTGTCAATCTTAAACGAGAATTTGTAAATAATAGATTGGTTAACATCAAGCTTACTCATTCAGACGTGGAAAAGTTgaaattttatcatatatttaatatttaatatttaatgTCTAGATAATTGTAGACTGCTCATTATTGATGATTGTTTTGTATTATTGTGTTGTTGATAGAATTTGATTTAATTTGTAGCCTATTGTTTTGGGAATCTATGGTCAGCCAACCAAAATGGTTGACGCGTTTTGAAAGTAAAACGTCGAGAAATAATATGTGGTTACAGCTTAGCTTGATAATGATAATTCGCTTATGTGTGAAAATGATCCTAAATTGATTAATAGATCATCATCTAGTAGAATTTCCGAATTTTATAGATTTCTCCAGAAGAAATGCAGGACGGACATATCTATTTTATCATTAAAACGAATTTTCAATACTATTCCCTCCTTTCAAATTCAATTATTACATTTGTTTTTTAGACATTGTTCATAAATATGAAGAATTCAAAATTTTTCCAATATAAGTAAAAATATATTCGTATGGGAtttgagtttgattctttcaaagAGTACAataaatattttgaatttttattaatTCGTAATAAAagataataacaatataagatgtGTATGGacaaacacaaattcttgtttgtgacggcatatatccgtcactcttgagtgacggataccattttacctcacaaagtacccactttttctctctctgcaacactattcatgtggtcccttttctccactaacccattttgttaccattttaacttacaaaatatccggcacaaatggtaacccgtcacaagggagaccaactGATTGACAAATATGAAAAaggcaactacaattagattggaATTTAGCAAGAACAAACTTTTAGTAGCCACTAGGTTGTTGGTCCTACAAAAGTACTGTAGTTTtcttttgactttttttttttcttaaaataaatATACTTATTTTAAACAAGGAATTATGAAATGATTGATTAATACATCATACATTCATATCCCACAAGCATAATTGTTTCAGTaagtctcatgagagaccgtctctcactaATTTAGTTGGTAACATAATAGAGAAAATAAATTTATGGGTCTCTCAcctatcatgtgagaggtctctcaataacgctattgagataCCGTCTCTCTGAAGTTTTTGTGTAATTGTTTAGATACGAAACGAATAGTTGTTTAGATATAAAACGAAGTATTTTAATTTCAAACATATTTGGATGTTAGTGAACTTGAAGAGAGTGTTTGGATGTAAAATaaaagggaaagggaggggaggaagagggaagagaaagggagggcTTTGATGGGAGGTAAAATGGAATGTGGGTGTTCAAATACAATTTCCTCtacatttattttttattttggagagattttgatttgccgCGTGGGAAAATGGATCTCTCAGAATCCCTCtccttccattttccttcccctTATTTGATATCAAAACAAGAGATTTTAAGTCCCATATCCTTTCTCTCTTTCCttcccctccaaatccctcaatccaaacacactctcggggcttgtttggatagcaaaataggagggaaaggaagggagGGGAAGGAGGGAAATGAAAGGGAGGGAAGGGAATGGAAGAGGtggttttccctccaaatcttacCCATATTGGTAGGGAAATAATTTACCTTCTAGGAAGGAAGAAAATATTAGGGATTCATTTTTCCTCCCCTTCAAATTCTTCTACCTTCAATTTGTTAACCAAACAATAGATTTCTCATCCTTTTTAATTCCTTCCCCTCCTTTTTCCCTACAAATCCCTCAATAAGGGTTGTTTGGTT is a window encoding:
- the LOC141607281 gene encoding CBL-interacting serine/threonine-protein kinase 6-like, with translation MGELNLAKEEIRKDAILEVEIKHGVLQGKYELGRLLGQGTFARVYHARNVQTGKSVAMKVVGKDKVIKAKMMEQVKREISVMKRVKHPNIVELYEVMATKSKVYLAMELVRGGEFFTKISKNGKLDEDLARTYFRQLISAVGYCHSQGVYHRDLKLENLLLDHQGNLKVSDFGLSTYFEDSDQMDRMLRTSCGTPHYVAPEVVSKRGQGYDGAKADIWSCGVILYVLLAGYLPFNDDNLMTMYRKIYKADFKCPSWFSPQSRDLITRMIDPKPKSRIKISEIMSHEWFTASQESDSDLNLTDNWANNDKVVKNKEPEEMNAFHIISLSRGLDLSALFEEKRKEREEVIFTTKEAASKVISRLEEVVAKAGEGAMRMPGNGKGGKLAIAAELYSLSSSFLVVEVKLDSGDRTEFNQFCHSQLRPALQDMVWTAC